In the genome of Raphanus sativus cultivar WK10039 chromosome 9, ASM80110v3, whole genome shotgun sequence, the window AGCTGCACAGAACAGAAGTATCAAGAGGAGAAAGAAGCGACTCTTTGTCTAGATGCAGTTCGCTTAGAGAGCTTATTGACATGGCAACTCCGGTAAACAGAGATATCAACGAAGAAGTCATTTCGTCTTTCATGCCTAATGTCACTTTCTCTCCAATTTCAAGGGtctaaaaaaaacatatcagaACGTAATATCTCCGTAATATCTCCGTAGTCCTTCCTTTATGTGCATATATAGCTACACTCGACATATAATAAAGTTATAAAGCCAGAGTCTGTGATACAAGTGCAGATGAAATTAGTTAAAGTTTAGAACTTTGGCAGCACAAATGTTTGTACTTACTTTGTCCTCTATGACTCAAAGAAGTCGgtttgtttcaaattttatacTCTCACTTGCCACCCGTTTCATAATATGTATCGTTTTCGAATCTGTTGTTTTTCTATCCTCTATAGTCATAAAAAAGAAAGTAGTCGTTTACCtaaatttaaaaggaaattaGTCCATGTCAGTTCAGCTTATAGAGTAATTGTTATACATACTTGCTTTGGAAACAAATctgtaataaaattttagtactTCTTTATTTGTGTGAAAACTcttctaaaatgatcatttctAATTTGAAATAGAGGAATTGTGAATCTCACTTTACTCCAGTGTCTTTATCTTATGCTGCTGAGTTTTAATTGACTCGgtctagttttctttttatttttcgttttaacatagttttattaaattttaatattataaagagTTTACTAGACACATAAccaatttttaatttacttatGTAGCAATTATGTGACTTGTGAATATAATTGGAAAAAACAGTGGTTGACCATGGTGTGAAAACATTGTCGGCAAACAAAAAGgcagattttaattatttttgtgtatAAAATTACAATGCAAAAGGTAATCAGATGCAAACGAATTTAAAAACCAACGTTTAAAGATTTGATTATGTGTGGAGGAAGTTTCTAGCAACAATTATGATTTCCGGGTGCATATTTATGATAATTGCACACTTGTGCATGGGAGTGGGACCTTGGCAAAACTTAGCACAATTATGATAATTGCACTTGTTAATACATAggaatttaaatattattagtaaTGAGAGttctattaagaaaaaaaaaagtaatcaaacctatactaaaaggagaataagATCAAAAAAGAGGCTGTccacgttaaaaaaaaaaatcgaccaaTATGAGTAGAGCTTCACGCCACGTCAGATGTGTCACTTAAGTCGTTGGGCTTCGAATTCCACAGGCCCGGCAATATGTTCATGCATCTGTAAAGTATTGGTGCTATTTTGTTGTCAgctatataaatgaaaaaaaaaaattaaatcccTCCAGTAGATATAGACTCAGAGTAGTAAGCCATCGACATCTTGTTGAAACAAACGATCTCAATTTGGTTACCAAAGTTCGAACTCTGCCATAGGTCTTAAACCTTAGGCAGCCAATTCCTTAGTTATTTACTGGGTTTGATTTGGGCCGAGCTGACTAGTATATTTTGGTGCTTACCTTTAAACTTTTAGTACGCTATACATAAGTttcacatatataaattttcatttatgtgCAGATCCATTTATTAGGTTGAATAGTTTTTTTGTAAGGTTTTGTTTACAAATTCACCATGAAATTTACAAGTGTTCAAACACATATGGAGTCTTGAGGAGGCAACTCGTCTATTGGGTGCTGTTATTAGACTGCCAGCGTGGCCATCCTTTAAATGGTTATCATCTAAAATCTTAGCTTCTCTTAACTCCTTATCACATTGGAAACTTGAAAAGCAAGAGAGTCTATCAACAAGCCGGCCTTCCGTATTGATAGGAGTGTGATCTCCttggatctttctcaatcataTGTGGCTATAGGGGCTTTCTTAATTGGATGTCCTCCTTTTCTGTTTAAGATAGTCGGTTTGagtgtctttcttttttgtttatgattgtGTTTGATCCAATTTGGTGGTTCCCTATCCTTCTTGTTGTATTGGTTTTTATGGTTTGAAGTAATGAAAGGTTCTTCCAGTGTCTAAGACAAGTCCTGAGGAAAAAACTGTTTGCAACagtataaacaaacaaatatctaAAGTACAAGATAAATGTATCACAATTCCAAAACGATGGTAAAGAAACAGCATATATATACATCGAtactcaaacaaaaaaaaaagaagaaaattcaaaagaatAAGATATATCAAGTAGTAGTCTACATGAATGTTCACCACACGAGAACTATGTTGTAGGTTAACTTAAAACGATgaagaaatatatttatctttttgaaatttttctagataagagaagaagaaagcatgTCACTCTACCGGTACAAATACAATTTTCATCGGTTCAGAATAATTTGTTGCAAACACTATTTTCTAGTTAACTGGTTGGGCTTCTTATTTGGGCTTATTTACTTGATAATAATAAAGCCTACAATATAATTGATCAGGCATGTTCCGCGAGTTTAAAAACATTGGCTTAAGACGCAAGGAAGGAATAAAGGATCATATATAAGATTTAGGTTCGCTGACTTCAGTGACTTGAGTAACTGAGATCCTTTTTTACCCCAGTTTTGGTGCGAAGAAACTTACTGATCAAGCATACATAACTTGAGCCCTTGCACATTTTAGTACTAGCTAGTTCATATCACTTGTCTCTGTATCTAGGATCTTAGTGGGCATGTGCTAAGCCCATCTTCAACACAACCTCACAAATTCAATCTTTGAGAGATGAGTAGAGGTATGAATAGAAGTGGCTGATATCGAGAGAGAATGCCTGATAAAGAGTAGAAGAAACAAGGTTAATTAACtcctttaaaacaaaattataaaatcacaATATATTCTTCTTGATCTAAAACACGCAAAAGCATGCATTGTATCAGCATTCTCCAATACATATGACGCTTTCGTTGTGATCCATAGACATCAAATCGAAACGTGTGTTTATCTGTGTCCACACAAAACCAGCTGTCCGATTTACCTTTGATTTCAATCTTGCTCGTATCTTTGCTTTTCAGATCATAACAGAAAAAATTGTCATTTTGAGTTGCACTTATAACCTTTAGTGTAATACCATTGATCAATTGTAGCTGAGAAGGCTACAATAACAGAGTCTTCCTGACTATTCCTTGTTTCCAAAACCCATAAATCCACCAAACTCTTGCTCTAAGATTGGTTTGGTCAAGAAGAGTTACTTCTCCTCAATATTCTATAAGAGCTCCCATTCGTGACATTTGTAATCAGCTCTCTCCATCCTTGCGGtccatttttattatatggctTTATATCCCCTTTTTTCTTAACATGATAGCTAATTTAAAGCACATTTTGAAACAATGCATTTTGTGTGAGTCTATAAAAGAGtttcaatttaaaattctaCACAATATAATTTCATGATTTcctataactttttttttgtgcaactcaATTGATTAAAAACTTAGATGGATTCATACAATTGGCCCGATAAACCCATTGGAGAGAGCAGATTAGGCTAGTCTATCTGCAGACCCATGATTTCCTATAACTATTTTAACATAAGATACGAAaattcatctatcttattaaaacagaaacattctgttggacctaacatttattttgtaagtttttaaattaaatacacctttatattttatagttaaacatacattaagtcactaatgttcctttatttatattactatccatgtttccaaacaatatacttatttctttatactactatcaatgtttccaaacaatatattttttatactactatcaatgtttccaaataatacaataattaatcttagttattttatatctatcattttctctttaaaattttgtagaaacgtcataatttcataaattacaaaatagtgaactttaaaatttcgattataagattacaaattatgaaattattacaatttaaatccaattagattacatatcggtcatccatcagttcaatcggttagtctcgggttttagtaattttttaatatgaatattttaaaaacataaattgaattgtcagatctccggattaaccggtataatcacaatcgggttgaatttaaaaatactgaattaaatgcaaaaatattttaaatacactctttaaaaataaccaaaatatttgttaaattattagtgaaatttttcatcgcaAAATATCCCGCACTTCaaaaacgcggatcaaaatctagttcataACATTAATTGTAAATCCAGCCAAGCATGTCATAGTTTCAGTTGAATGAAATTAATTGTAAGGTTGCTAGCTTTAATTATATTAGTTCGGAAGATATACACTATACTATAAGTGTAGTCTATTGTTTTGAAtagagaaaatataaatttgttttaacaGAGTCCTTCTTCCCCCAAATAAATCATTAAATAACTTCACATGGGAAATTAACTCAAACTGCAAATATTAATAGCTTGCTTTTGGTGCGAAGCTACGTGATATTGTAGTCATAACATTTACTTCGACATGGCCATCTTTTTACTAGTATTTTATAAGTTTCTTTACAAGATTTTGTAATCCTGTGATTAACATTAATACACATTCAATTTTCTTCCTGCTTCGATTAAGACCCTTTACTTGTACGTTGGTGGTCTACATAAAGACGTATACATATCTGTTTTCATTAAATACAATCAAAGACTATTCGTTTTCTTCTGTCAACAAATATTATTCGTAATTCTTCCTTCTTGATAAATACTTGTACCAAATGAAATTTCGGAGAAAATTAAAGAACACTGACAAAGCTAGTTACTTAATTTAGGACTCAGTTTTGTTTTATAGCAAATGTATTACGTGTTcgatttttgtatatataatattaatattttttttggaaaataaattttgcataCTATGAACACGTAACATACATACAAATATATCACTGCATTTTAACCATATTTGATAAACACATTTAAAAACCTACGAAAAGTTCAACAAAATTGGATAATAGTTAAAGCATTTACAAAATTACCAACTGTGAACCAAGCTGAGGTTTGTTTAGTGTTTGTGCTATCTGATTTTAGCAGTGTAGATTTAATAATTCACGTTAATAAATATAGCACATTATAATcagtaaaaatatttcaaaactgaaaacattaattaaaaaaaagagactaaaaataatttcaaaatcaaaaccacCGACTAAAGTTTGTAATATGTTGGTTTGATATTAGTATTATCATCATGCCATAATccaaatataagaaaaacataattataaaatgtatgcTTTAATATTAAACAATTTGTCAACATTGCCATTTAAACAGAAAAAGTAGAATTGTTTTTCTTCAACCGGTAGTTAAGCAGAAATAGTTGTTGGAAGTAAAAGACTAGTCTACGTAGCTGTCATAGTTATTTCACCTATCGTAATTAAATTGAGCCTTAATGAaaatcaatctctctctctccctgaACAGTGGTatatgtgtatgtgtgtgtgtttgtgtttaTAAAACGGCCTTACGAGAATCAACAAGAGTAAACTTCtcaataaaaccaaaatctCTTTCTTAACCCCCAACGAAAGAACCAATGAGCCAGAGGAACAAGAACGGCCCTAAGCTCGAGCTGAAGCTTAACCTCTCGCCACCTCCTTCTCAAGCCAACCTGATGAGCCTAGTTCGTTCTCCAAGCCGATCCAACACAACTTCGCCAAGCTCATGCGTTTCATCTGAAACGTACCAGGAGGAGATGGAGACAACAATCTCAGTGGTACTTGTTGGTTGCCCTCGTTGCCTTATGTACGTTATGCTCTCTCAAGATGACCCAAAATGTCCAAAATGCAAAAGCACCGTCCTACTTGATTTCCTCAACCAAGACGCCTCCCCCGCTACAACTGCTCCTGCCGCCACCACTGAACGCAATAAGACATGGtggaatttttttgtttaatccaACCCTTTGTCCGAAATATAAACCTATAGGCTAGTTGATCCAACCGTACTTGTTTCTATAtatttcttttgcttcttctcgTGGTTGTTTGGTGTTAGAGTAGTGCTAATCACGCTCCACGTTTAGACCAAACATGAAGTGGAGCGCGAGTAGCACTAACTTTGCTTTTAATGCGATACGAAATTATTTGAGCAAATTATGTTCAGTATGATGAAATATTCACACTGTGTGTCTATGTGCTTCTAAACCTTTGCACCTTGGAGATTTGAAAGACTAATGTCCtctgtttcttaaaaaaattacaaacggTGTTTCTTGAATTAATAAACTGTAAAAAGAAACATTCGAGATTCGGTTGGTTTGTTGAACATAGGAGATACGGAGATACAACATTTATCCCGGTTCGAATCTCATTTGAAACTAAATTCTAGCAATGTGAAAAGTTTGTGTTTGAATTCGACCCAGACATTTTATAAAGTAGTCCGGTAACATGAAATTACGTGTGAAATGACATTAATCCGAATgtatttcaaattcaaattaaaacaatatGATAAACAGTccatttataatattaaatatattttttatgtgtGAACGGACCAACTggtagaatatttttttttaaagttcattaaGATGCTGAATTTTTTAGGagaaatttcatatatacacttTTTAGGTATcactttttatatatacacttagaagaaaaacatttttaaaaatacataaatcatTAATAGGCAAAAGACAAAAATAACCTCTCACAATTCTAATCTAATTATATGTATCTTTCTATTCCGATagaaaactttaataaaaaccTAGTTGAAATGGTTAGAGATGAAATAAAACTACCATAAtgtcaaaaaaaatctataaaattatttgggTTTGTGCACATAGTTTTACTCACCAAACTCATTACGTTTTACCTAATATTCATATTGAAAAGAACGACCAAAGAACAACAATCATTTGcatatattcttcttttttggaCCAAACCATCATATATCTAAACAACAAAAGAAACGAAAATTGTATTTAGCAACCCTAATATGCGCATATTCATAAGAAAAACTAACAGGCTTTCAGACTTTTGTTTGTAGCTACTGATAAGTCTAAATGCTgaattatctatcttattaaaacagaaatattataACTTCttttaggtggatttttaagttggcatcacattattattcttagtctaacctttcatttaaatatttccttaaagagTTTAATATCAACCGTCTATCATTTAACTCCAATCTTTGTCTTacattatctatactattaaacaatatatatattcttttcgttagagtatactcacattatcatatttatattgtatCATAGTGCAAATATAACAATCttttttattatagtcaaatgaatacaataaatgtctccaatataatATTACACGAGTCTAAGTtcttaaagtaaaaatataaatagatagaaataaaaataaatattacacatgttattaaaaatataaatattatatgagtaggttaacaaaaaaaacaaatattacatgaatccttagccagtcattatacaattttgactATCTTGGTCCAGTTATCTCCTAAAccaattgattcaattaaccaaataacttaaGAACATGTTTCCTCTCATCATCaaactataattatcttaaacacaaaaccccctttaattaaaaaaataattatgtggctcaaatactgatgaatctttaaattttaaatagcttgatacagaacttttgaaactcaatactaaagatatcagaatatatttttttttatgctcaaataatcgaggtttgttttgaatatacactaaatagaatatactaacatatattcttatttcaatAACAGAAGCATCAATTTATACTAAAAATTTGATTATTGGAAAACTTTTTCACCAAGTTGACTCTACTATGCCTAAAATCTCGATttcaatcaaatattcacaatcaaattgtcagatttgaaaaatcatgaatatggaaaacccttttctccaagtttattcttcTATACCTAAAATTTCGGTGTCAtgagattttatatttattatatgtaacttaataggttagaaaatattcatttcCTCCCACTAAAATGTGTCTATAAATACTTGCCTTCATATTCATCATTGGACATtcacaaaacattaaaaaaaaactccaaaaaGCACAATGTAAAaaccaaatcgtattggttGATATTATATCAGTGTTTTCACCATACAGTTATATCTTtaatacaccaatgaaaaactattaatagaaaaaacagttttaacattgttcttaaacaattcattttggacaaactcgaaattatataaaatcacaTTATGTGAAAAGGACAATCTCCaaattataataactattatataatatatgttatgtgttaaaaacaaaaaataaaatctgcGCAGTcgcgcggatcatgatctagttatatattaaatacaaaattaatgcTAAGGGGTTGAAAATTGGTTAAGATTAAAGAGAGGTAGTAGTTATAGCTTCAAtagattaaaattaattaattcattaaaatcAAGTTTAAATGCAATAGTAACTGAGGCATTTGAAAATAATGATCGTTACGTAAGTATGATAAATACGAATTCAATTCCTCCCCTAataaaattagtataatttttattgtcaaatttttttatgttgtGTAATTAACTATAGGTCACCAATTTTCTTCTCTTACCAAACATTTATCATCTTAAATTCTCACTAATCGCGTTTATTTACTTAATGCAACTGTCGTAGCAATTAAACGAAGTAGATCTGTTTGGGCCAGACCAACTTGCACAGCCTCTCCTAATCAGCCCATTAATTGTTATAAACGCTTTTAATGGTCAGGAATGTAAAATCACAGACCGGCTTAAAGGGTTTAAGGAAGAAGAGACCGTGAAATTTAACATTTACTGGAGATGCTTAAATCGGTTCTTGATCAGAGTGGCTACGTGCTGCGCAACCCACACGGAGCCAGCCACGGTGCAGCAGAATCCATGAGTGTGACCTTCCCTCTCGATAGATAAGGAAGTACCAGGCGCCTGCTTTGAAATCTGCACAGTGGAGATTCTAAGTGAGACTCTCCTTCATGTCTCAGAAAATAATCGATTGAAGATCAAATCTATTAAACCTCTTCAAAGAGTTGCAGTGGACCCCAATGATCATCAATGCCAAATAAAAATGCGAGCTTGCTCTGGTTCTCTCTCATGAACTCCCAATCTGGCTCTGCTGCGAGAGcttatatgcaaaaaaaaaaaaggtgaaacGATGGCTCAAACTATAGTCCAAAAGCTTGATCATTTTTTTAGAGCTTGCGTAGTTTGAGTTCAAATCTTAACTCTTAAACTCCATAAGAGCACACTGTCAAAAGAAGAATACCTCTCTAAACTCTCTAAACTACACTAGACTACAAGCTACTGATTTAACTAGTGACCACAACAACACAAAacactagaaaaaaaaactgttgaATACGAGAATGCGCTTCTGTCCTTTTTTGCTTTAAACACAGTTCCCATGAAAAGCAGAGTTAGAATCAATGAGTTGCCTTCTCTTTGCAATCTGCTGATGTTTCTGAGACAAGCTAAGAGCAGCATCAAGCTCAAGAAGCGGTTGCCTGCCTCCATTTAAACTGAGAAGTGACTGACTATAAGTAGAACCGGAAGAAACACAAGCATGATCGATGACCAATCAGAAGATTCACGAATAGCCTAACCGATCAACGAGCTTCTCTAACAGTTCAATCAGTGTTGGCCATGATGACACTCCACAGATTTCTCTAACTGCTCCAGTTCTCACCTTCCTGgaaaaattcaatttataaTCAGTTAATTGTTTGATTTTCTCACAAATCCATTAGTGAATCTATATTGACTGAATAACACATTAGTATCAACatgaatttgaaaattaaaattaaaattaaaatcgtATAGCGAGACTGGATTTAGTTTGAACGAACATCGAAGAAGAGAACATACCAGGCGCTGCAGCTGAGCACGAAACCCGGGACGAACATGCTCATCAGCGAGGGCGGAGGACATGGGAgggaggagaagagaagaagtggcGGAATAGGAAGACCAGATAGGGCAAGGATATGATTTCGGAAAAGCTGAGGGGGAGAGGAACCGATTTTGCTTTTCTGTCGTCTAAATAAGATACGTGGCTTATTAGATTAATTCATTTTTTCCAATACCTCATTAAATTTAAGAGACGTAATAAGATGCGCCAATAAACATGCTCGTTTCAAACAGTAATCATAAACCAGAGGAAGTTTCTAAAGACTAGAACTATTGGCTGCGATTGATGACTGAGGATTAGAACCTTCCTTCTCCACCCGATCTGAGATACCACCGCCTCTGAAGTTTTGTTCATCGACGCAATTGAAACAACCACAGCCTTAGTCCATCCGAGGCGATTGAATAGTGATCAACAAAAAAGCTCCTCGCGCTGCCATCATCGGGGCCGGGGGTGATGGAACCGTAGCCTTTCCGGTCAATCTCGCCGCTTAGCATCGCATTAAGCCCTAATTTCGACTTTGACCTTAGATCCGCCACGTCAGCTCCCTTCTCTACCAATCAGACTTTATTTTTtcgtatttaatatttttttttaatattcgcTACGATTTAGAcctgtttattttattattatattatatatatattttaaaacagcaaaatttatatactaagaTTTTTGACTCCACGTGTACACTCCAAGTATTGTAGAGCTGGACAAACTGAAACAAGGCAGATTTTTTCTCGTAGTTTCTTGGGATTTGATAATTATGTAAAGAATAgtctgtcaaaaaaaaaattgatagcTTGCACTATCTATGAGCATTAGAAAAAAACGTACCTAAGaaaatttgtgtatttttgaacaaaaaaaaatgttgtatttttttttcactaactaagaaaatttgtttattctttaaaAAACGTACCTAAGAATATTTCATCACTTCCGTTGTCAATCGGACATTGCATACAAAGAGAACTTTTGTCTGTGTCGAGTTTGTTTATGGTGTGTACATAATTGTTAAATCatatttagttttcttattttcttaacaatataatataacGGCATCAAATGTAAATAGAATAAATTTAGATGGTTTTATGTATTTTAGGACCTATTCAAGCAATATGTGGGTTTAATTAGAGTTAgtctaataataatatttcagtGAATAAAGAAGAATCTAAATAATTTTCTCACAGTTTATACGAATAATAAAtcctaaaataatttttcaaacttGAATGGATTACTCTCTACACTAAAACATGGGTTCCAACCTGAATGGAACTTCCAAGAAAGAGGAGAGAGACTGTCAGACGGTGGGGACCGGGTAACGGACAAATAGAGTATCTGATACTTAGATTGTTCAATGGTGACAAAATGAAGAATTAGAGTATCTTATACCTCTTTCTACTTAAAGTGTATCtgatagtttttttgtttttgacttaAAAGTGTATCTTGTTATAAACGTGCATGAAACAAATGTCAAAAATGACAGCACCGAATTACCCAAGCTTCGTGTAAATGTAACAAGTGTGGAGCCCATTATCACTGTGCATGCATAGTAATTTACTTTTCTTACTTCTATATATACGATCGACTTCGATCATTGTAAGACACACAattctctcctcctcctctataTAATAAACTTTCTCTCGTTTACTCTCTTGTATCAGTATTATCTCTCTTCTGCGGGTATAAAATTTCACTCTTATTTAAAATTCTCgatactataaaattataacttattttataacacgttatcagcacgatcacTCTGCAATTCGAAATGGCAAATATCGAGAAACTTCAGTTTCCGGCCTTAGAAATAACTGGGGCAAATTACACGGCGTGGATAACTAATATGGAGCTTCATCTAGATTCAGAGAAAATACTCGACACAataaaagaaggaaacaaaacGGCATCTCATGAAAAGGCTAAGGCCGTAATATTTCTGAGAAAGCACCTAGATGAAAACCTTACGCATGACTATGCAAGGATAAAAGATCCTCTAGATCTTTGGAAAGCCCTAAAGGAGAGGTTTGATAACCAGAAGAAAATAACTCTTCCCCATGCACTCGATGAATGGGCGAACCTGCGGTTTCAAGATTTTGAAAAGGTGGAAACGTACAATTCCGCTATATTAAGGATAGCGGCGCAATTAGAATATTGCGGTAAGCCCGTGACGGAAGCAGAAATGCTTGAGAAAACTTACCAAACGTTCCACAAAAACCATTATGTTCTACAAGAACAATACAGAAACCGTGGATACACGAGGTTCTCTGAACTCGCTGTAGCGCTCATGATAGCGGAGAAAAATAATGAACTCCTTATCAAAAACCACAATATCCGACCCACATGAACCAAAGCATTTCCTGAGGTGAATGCAACGGATGTAAAAAATCCGGAAAGAGGAAATGTTTCCTatcgtggtcgtggtcgtggtcgtggttACGGTCGTGGTCGTGGCCATCGATTTAATCGTGGTAATGAAAGGAGTTACAACCCAAAAGGAAGGGGATCCAACACGTGGAATCGATCCGATCGTGGAAAAGGGAATGAAGCCCAAGAAAACCCTACTCGTAAAAACGAGAACGTCTGTTACAGATGTGGATCGAAGGGG includes:
- the LOC108826358 gene encoding protein GL2-INTERACTING REPRESSOR 2, whose amino-acid sequence is MSQRNKNGPKLELKLNLSPPPSQANLMSLVRSPSRSNTTSPSSCVSSETYQEEMETTISVVLVGCPRCLMYVMLSQDDPKCPKCKSTVLLDFLNQDASPATTAPAATTERNKTWWNFFV
- the LOC130500187 gene encoding uncharacterized protein LOC130500187 — encoded protein: MANIEKLQFPALEITGANYTAWITNMELHLDSEKILDTIKEGNKTASHEKAKAVIFLRKHLDENLTHDYARIKDPLDLWKALKERFDNQKKITLPHALDEWANLRFQDFEKVETYNSAILRIAAQLEYCGKPVTEAEMLEKTYQTFHKNHYVLQEQYRNRGYTRFSELAVALMIAEKNNELLIKNHNIRPT